ATCATTGTTGACATGCTCAGGGGTTCCCCAACGATGAGGAAGCTCTTTGGCAGCAGGGGCTGTGACGTATTGAGAAGGACAACTTTGGATTGTTTATTAGGTTTAGATCATAATCTTATATTTTAATTTGACAGGTTTTTCTTTAACAGTTCCTTCAGAATGCATAGGGTATGCTGCACACCCAATGTTGTTCTACTTCAGTATCCATACATTTAACAACaaattagtaatagtaataatgatgacaatggGAAAACTGCAATCCTTGGCATTCGCAATGAAAGAATGCTGAGGACATGTCCTCTGATTACAtattaattatttcatgtaaaaatATGGCTAGATAATCTTTAACGAATTGACCCAGAGCAAGATAAACAAGATTGAGACAAAAGCATTGCTTTATTCCTTAGGATGAAACATGATCAACTTAAACTACAGGCTTACAATTAACTAGCAACTCTTAAAATCATCACACTAGGTTTgccactttggttgaaatatttttaaatcttcATAACCTGAAGttcaaaataaataacaaaaacattaaCAGCAACAGATTCCTTCACTTTAAccaaccaatagaatttaactTTCAAAATATGGAAAATTCCATCCTAGTTCACAATAATCTAATAGCTTCTGATGAATATGGTcagattttgaaaatgtcctTGCAGAGCAAAACCAACGTCAATAGCCATTTTTGTTTGGAATGAGGGGCTATCTTAGTTCTACAGTAAGTTCTAAAAAACatacaaatgtaaaaagaaTCATACGCTACACAGTTAACTATCTTCAAAATGCacacaaaaatatattttaatcctTCTTGAATACCAGTCTCCTACGACAACAGTGAAAGAATAGTAAATGCTGGAgattttttggcaaatttcaaAAGGTACGCTATaagaagcaataataattattcttatgaCTAATTTGGAGTATTGGAGCATGAGAGGAACACCAAAAATATAATCACTGCTGTTAAACACAGAAATCAACAAAAtctgaaattttgaaaacatattCATAAAACAGTCtcatgagcttgggaactggtgccaagaAAGGTTGGTGGCAGCCCTGCGCAAGTATGAGGTACAGCAGGGAGCTTTCCATGGCGACCCTGTGAGTGGGAACCAGCCCTGACAGCGGCCACCAACCAGCACTatcacactgaaggaacttcaatGAAATTACTTTCCTAACACAGTACTTACCTGGTTCTGACTTCCAACATGGGTGGGAAGGGCAGGGTAGTAAATTTGCTGGTGAAACAATGTAGAATGAACAGCTATAATAGCAAAACAAGAGCAGATGGCAAATAAGGCTGATTCAAcagcacatggcaaggcaaaCCCCTGCACACATATTTGTTAAGAAGACTGCTGGACGCATTGATTGGagattaactttgcctaaattattcTTAGCCACATGTACAATATCCGCCCAATAATTACCACCTCATGACCAAAATATGAGAGCCACTGACTCCGTGGAAGATTTTGTTCCCTCTGCAGATCATAACAGAATGCTTTGCCCTAATTGTTAACACCAGTGATCACATTATGCACCTCAGTAGAAGGCCTAATTTTCTGCAGTTTCAATCTTTTGGTGACAGACTTTGCTTTTCTGGGTTTTGGGTCATCTTTAATTCAAGGAACCTTTTCATCAAAGATCCTGTTCTGAAACACTCCAGTAGTTTGGGCAAGACTGATTTACGGTTTTCTGGATCATGTTTCAACCATTTCATCACAGCTCAGTACACCTCCTCTTCCTTTTCCACTTGAACGAGGGCCTCCCAGGGCCATGACTatttacttttagggaacaagggatctgttgagttataatcaggaacaagggaacattgatttcctgaccattggaaaaacgtttttaatgTGTAAGAGGGAAAAAGGCCTTTCCGACAACAAAACATTGGCAAAGTattacaatttctctcatttttcagTCATCAAGGAGGTGAAAGAGGCATTTTGCCGAGGAGTATCTGTACTATGACTAACGAGGTTAAACCTATGATAATgactaaccatgaaaaaataaaatatgagaggaattgtagggaacagtgaggaatatttttggtgatcaaggggGAACTCAGTAAACGTGAATTTTGGGGAACACCTTAATTAAattttgaggaacaagggaGCAACTGTAAGTTTTCacagggaacaagggaacatgcaaCCCCCTTCCCCTGGGAGGCCCTCTTGAATGTCATCAAGGCCTATGAAGTTCGCCAAAACCTGCTCCGAGATTCCAATACTCTCTTCATCGTTTACAGCCCctgaaaaattggttttaatgTAATTGTTTGCTCTTTGAACGAGTTTCTCTGCTCCAAACTACTCAGTTAAAACCATTTTTCGATGTTGAGCAATTGTAAGCACGCGTTTCTCACTGGTGTCACAAGTAAGAGGCTCGACTCGTTTTGCAAATCTAACACGTTTTCGTCATTTCTCACAATTTCACCATTGTAAAAATAGTCGAGCATGATGGACATCGCGTTGAAAGTAACAGACTAAAGGTTGAATACTTTTTGGTTCGAGTCCTTCATTCCACAGCTGAACATTGTTAAAGAATTGACTGTTTGCCGCCAAAACGCAAGTGAAGTCAACTGTTTTCTTTTCACCCGTAAAGTGACATCGCAAAACCCCGCTTCTCCTTTAAACCTCAGTTTGTTAAGCAACGAGAGGGCGCTACTTTCATTTCCCTTGAACTTAGAACAACCTGAAGCGTACAGGCTGACCTCTAGAAGGGTTTCCTTGTCTTCTTGCTCAACTAGATTTGCCGATGGCATTGGCTGTGCGGTGGCCATCTTGGAAAATGGAGCCGTAGTGATAGATTGGCGACTTTGTTGGCGCCAAAAATTTTGTGACTCGTCTACAGTGGTCTCTCGGCTAGTGTTGTTTTCGAGAAATAATTGAATTTCGCAAATTTTTATAAACAAAGTCAGTCATCAGTTTCATATGGTAGAAGGGACAACATTTCCTCCTCTGACTGATCAAGACCATTAAGATTCACAACAGTAAATAACCCTAACACTCCCATAACACCCTACGAGCCTCCAAAGAATATtagggtgctttccattatgccaaagattccggaaatttcggttggaattcaaggttgctttccattatgccaaaccgaccggtcagagataagtgggactacccaaggaaaatggagcaacattttccgattaaaccgcgccaaccaataggaatagctcttgccacttttgatcatttccgaattccctaattagggcaaagaaccggtttgtcaaaaatggaacggcgaatttcgatcggaatattccaaccgaaataagtggaccacctccagaagtgatcccgaatattccggtcggaagaaaccgaaacggacctttccatttgaattccaaccgaaatttccggaatctttggcataatggaaagcaccccgAATGGAAAGGTCTCTACTTATGCCCTCTAACACAATGGAACAAGCCAGCTAGCCTTTATGTTTAGaaagttattttttccttttcctgaataaaaataccaataataataatgatacaaATAATTAGGGGAAATTGTAATCCTTTGCATTTCCAAGGAAAGAATAATGAAGACAAAACCTCTTGTTACATACTGTTCCAAGTATATAGATGGTTAGACAATCTCCAAACAATCGACACAGGACAAGAGAGAACATTGAGATAAGCACATTGCTTTATTCCCTCGgatgaaaaaaaatccttgttTGAAACATAATCAAAAGGAAGGACAGGCTCATAATGAACTAGCAACTCTTAAAATCATTACACAATATTCACCACTTTTTTTGAAATATTCTACCATCTTGATAAACCTAAAGTTCAAAACTCCAGACAAAAACATTAACAGCAACTGATTTCTTCAATTAAAAACTTTAACCAACCAATAGAACTTAGTTTTCATAATATGGAAAATTCCAACCCAGTTCACAAAAATATATTGCTGTTCAAGAGAACTATTGTTGGATTTTAAAAATGTCCCAGCACAACTAATGCTAACATCAACGGCCATTTTTAGCTGGGAGAGAGGGGCTCACTACAAAGATGGTTCTCTATACAATAAATTTTAAGAACATACAAGGTGCAGAAGCTACAGATTCAACTATCTTCAAAATGCACACAAAATAGCTTTTCCTTTTTGTATGAGGCTTCCACTTCAACAGTGAACAAAGGTGAATGCTACAgattttttggcaaatttcaaAAATAATGCTAGAATGAGCAATTCTTATGACTAAATGGAGTATTGGAGCAAGAGAGGAACACCAAAAATATAAACCTTTTTCAATAATCAACAAAAcctaaaatgttgaaaacactCACAAAAAGGTCTCATCATTACTCTGAAGTTTGGGTGTTCTAGCTGGTTCTCTGACCCTAATATAGGTCACTACCTCTAAAGATTTTCTGAAACAGTCTGTAGGCTAAGTTCAACAGCTTTCTTGAATTGTTGGTCTTTTTTTGATTGATTATGTCACTCTAAAAATAGAGTGCATCGTCATCGCTTggctcaaattcaaaatggtcAGAATCATGCAATGGCCAATGCCATCCCAAATAACTAGAGTTATCACTGCTCTCAAAAtaatcatcatcgtcatcactaTCATTCCTATCATCAAAAAAATCCTCTGGGAAAATTTCATGGTACATTCTCTTCAAAATTAACATGGGAAGTTGGGTGGTACAGAGAGTATACCACACTATCTTGTCGCTTGGGAAAAGATTCTTCACCTTTTGCCATGAATTTGAAGTTTGGCTGTATTTCAAAGCATTACAGCAGAAATCCGATGCCTCTTCTGTCAATGGAATTGTGACCTGGTTCTTGATGATAATGACGTTGTTGACACCACAGTAGGGGTAGGGTAACTGTGCAATAGTATTCCATTCATCAGTGAGTGGAGAATACACTTCACAGTTGCGAGTTTGGCATCCATTGGAAACTAATCCCCCAACAACAAAGATCTTGTTATGATGAAATACACAACCAGGTTCTGATCTTCCTTCTTTCATGGGAGCAACAAGAGACCAAGAATCCTCAAATGCGTCATACTTCTCAACACTTGAAAGTGGTGAATCATCTGCTAAGTCTGCAAGAAGACTTCCACTTTGCCCACCAATAACATAAATATGACCATTTGCAGTCACACAGCCTGACTTGCATCTACTCTTGATCAGACTTGCACAGTAATGCCACTGGTCCAGTTCTGGATCATAACACTCCACAGTTCCACAGCAATCTCTCCCATCGTGACCCCCGATGTAATACAGCCGTCCATTGAGCTCTTGTAAAGAGGCCTTGATCCTGGCATCATTAAAagcagttttcattttccactcTATTGGTTGTACGCCAAAATTTGAAGAAGATCTCAGATTCTTGATGTCATCAAAACAAAGACAACTCACTCTTCTGATGGTCTCAGTGAAACCAGACGTGAATCCAGCAACTAAGTACAATCTCCGCCCAACAATTGCCACCTGAGGATAAAATTGTGGCCACGGTTCTGGAAGAATTagagtttctttattttccaGATCATAACAGAATGCTCTGTGAAAATTGTTAACACCAATGATTACATTGTGCACCTCAGTAGAAGGCCTTATTTTCTGCAAGTCCAATTTTTCACTGACAGCCTTTGCTTTTCTGGGTTTTCCCCACTTATTGCGTCGTTTATACCTCCTTTTAACTGGCTTGCTTTGATTGCTTACACCATTCAGCAGAGGCTCTTGGGTCATCTGTAATTCAAGGAACCTTTTTGGCAATGATCCTGTTCTCAAACACTCCAGTAGTTTGGGCAAAACTGGTGCACGGTTTTCTGGATCATGTTTCACCCATTTCATCACAGCGCAGTACACCTCCTCTTCCTTTTCCACTTGGATGTCATCAAGGGTTATAAAGCCAACCAAAACCTGCTCTGGGATTCCAATAAACTCTTCACTTTTTACAGCCACtgaaaaattggttttgataTAACTGTTTGCTCTTTGAGCGAGTTGCTGTGCTCCAAACTGCTCGGCTACTTGTAAAACACTGAAACAATTTTCGATGTTAAGTCGTTTGCTGAGCAATTGTAAGCACGCGTTTTTCACTGGTGTCACAAGCAGGAAGCTCGCCGCGTTCAGCAAATCTAACACGTTTTCGTCATTTATGACAATTTCACGAGAGTAAAAATAGTCGAGCATGACGGACATCGCGTTGAAAGTAACAGACTGAAGGTTCAAGACTTTTTGATTCGATTCCTTCATTCCACTGTTGAACATTGTATAAAAGAATTGACTGCTTGCCGCCAAAACACAACGGTGTGAAGTCAGCACTTTTCCTTCCACCGCTAAAGTGACATCACAAAATCCCGCTTCTCCTTCAAACCTCAGTTTGTTAAGCAACGAGAGAGCGCTACTTTCACTTCCCTTGAACTTAGTACTACCTGAAGAGGACGGGCTGGCCTCTAGAAGGGTTTCTTTGTCTTGTTGCTCAAATAGATTTGCCAAAGGCAATGTCTGtgaggcggccatgttggaaaTGGAGCCGCAATGATAGATGGGAGATTTTGCCGGCGCCAAAAGATGTTTCGACTTTCCCGCCAAATTGTTTTTACTCATCTCCAGTCGTCTCTCGGCTATAGTgctgttttgaagaaaaaattactTGCATTTCAGAACTTTTGTAAACAAAGTCAAAAGAATAGGGATCTGCTCCATATggtaaaagggaaaatatttccAGCTCTGAATGCCATGCCTGGAACTGGTATCTAAGCTAAGGGTGACTGATCATTAGACTCAACCAGTACCAAGAACAGGCGACCCGAGGCACAAAATCTCGCAATGAATCTATTGCGATAAGAATTCGTCTTATCCTAGAACAATCAAGCAATGGAACAATTTCGTCGCAATTAAAGCATAATGGAACACTGGTAATAAGATCACCTATGGGCATGAAAATTTGGTCGTATTTACGGTTTGAGTTAACTATGGTGCGACAAGCTTTAACCAACattgttcccagggtccttcGTCTCTGGTAGGGAGACGAAAGacactgggaacgaggttggcttTAAACTACACTTCACATGGATACTGTATCTTTAATTCTGCTATAAATTAACGTTTCTTGTATTTGACAATCTTACAACCCCAGTTCATTGATAATGAATAAAGGTAAATTAACTTATTTCAGAAAGTTTTCGGAAAGTCTGTTAGCTTTGAGTGGCTTCGCCTTTGCTgaagtcaataattattttgcacaCAAGAAATAACATCTTTTTTCATATTGCCTTTTGACTCTAGAAACTTCGAAATATCATACAAGCTAGACGTCGACAATTTTCACGTGCAAGAATTTTTGTTGACAAATGCAATTAATTTCCTTGGTGGATGTTTAATAACATGCTAACCACCTGTGCCTAAAAccattcaataaaattttaaaataatttttgttgtttgtcaGGTTTTGTTTGTCTTCCTCCAAGAGCCTCAGCAGGTAATTTAACCGGCACTCTTTTTCAAAAACTTGGACTCCAAAAGGATATTAGGTGGTCCTAGGTCGTAATGAATGTCGTTTTCATGTGAGAAAATGTATGGGCTTTTGttcagaacaattgatcccgatggtccgaacatccgcgaagaaacttattaatattgttaccttttGTGATgctatttcattatttttttcaccttatacttatctttagtttacctgtttacactgtcaattatttttacttatttccggtatcatatatgaaagataaaaatcacgtcccaatgtaaaattatcattgtacctgaagaaggctggtttggccagccgaaatatagtacacctacaaaaaatcattctacgttgtgtcggcttctgcttctattttcttcttttgttcagGCCACGGAAAAAGGTCGAACTTGAGGGCGTGGTCGTGGTAATGGAGTGGTGGCATGGCGTTACCTCAAGGGTGCAACATAGCTGCCGCGGGAATCGAGACGGGACGTGGGATATGGAAAATTTTAAAGGTGGAATACGAGATGAAAATAAAATGGCGAGACCGAAAAAAGTCTCAATTTCAAAGGCAGCTGTATTTACTGATTGTGAGCAGTGCGCTGGAGCAACATGGATTTAACCAGTCGGGATCGTGCCGAGAATGCTCATTGGGGCGAGATGGGATCAAAAGTATCTGGGAGATGCAGGATTGAAGGAGCCTGTGTTGGAGGGCCCTTCCTTTATACCTTCTACTTCGTTTCGTTCTGTTGAAAAAGCCAGtttcaatattttaatattcagctgtaaacaatggaCCTCAGTAAGAGGCTCCGTGCAATAAACCCACAAACACTATAGTTTATTCCCCTGAGTCTcttgctgaggtctattgtttgcAGCTGAATGTTAAAACATCGTAATTGGCCAATTGGTGATTGGCTTTTCAGTGGTTCTTTTGATTATTATCATGCACTAAATAATATTCTTCCAAGACAGATGACTTGTAAGGTAAAtggataaataaataatgataaacAAGCGAAAGCTTGATCAAGAGAAATCATATTATGATACTAAATAATTGAAGGTTAGTTTAATGCTTTTAAAACCTTAGACAAGAAGAGAAAATCGGTTTTCCTTCAAAAAGCCGGATAAAATTCACAAATGATATGGACTGAAAATCACTGCAGACTCATGGACCGACTGTTGTAAACAGTTTCCAACTTTGTTAACGTCAATTTTAAAAGTGCAAGAGTGTTTTAAGCCAGTCTCTTATATTCTGTCTTTATGCATCAAGTCCTTAATCAGTTCGCTATGCTGGAATTCTGACGCGTCTGTACACTGGAATTCGATATTGAGCCCAGTGAAACGTTTCTTCAAGGCATCCTTAGAGCTTGCGTAAATCATCTTCTTCCCAATTGCACAATCATCGCAGCACCTGAAAATTGTCATAATACTAAATAAACATACTGTTAACTTTGACAGAATGGTTTTCAAACGCCTGTCGAAAACCCAACATCAAATTAGTTACTCCGactaatcacaacaggagcagataACGCCATAAACCAATCcgcagaattcctagcaattacctgtaacctgttcaaagcgcgggaaaaatcgctcGTGttaggtgcgattggttttggttttggttttggttttgtctCACTGATTAAAAAACTGGTGAGagatttttgagccaatcactagcaatcgcaatcgcgtattTACGTCATTTTAAAACTGCTCTATTCACAGCGTATCATTAGGGTTATCCTAAATCcaattttccaccaatggcatagctCCTCTGCCTCCCCCCTATAACCACACACAACCCAATTTCCGcgtattcgctctgacgaaagtataacgctcgaaaggtcagcttcgtaatctgtCCTGCTGTGGTAATTTCACCCTTACCAGCTTGCATTATCCCAGATCTGCCATGACCAACCTCTCACCTATTTTCTAGGTCATTTCTTAGAGTTGAATAAGGGTAAGTTAAAATATGAAGACGGGAAAATGCAAAGAAGTACCTACTAAGAAAGTAAGTTCAATTAATCACGTCGTTTATCGTCTTTACTTATGTAAACTCTGATTTCAAGCAAGTCTTTGCGACATTAAGAGAGAAATTCAGGCTACTTTGTATAGAGGTCAAAATGTGTTGTAAAACGTCAACTCTTAATATGATTATAACATAATACAGTTATAATAATGAAAGAACTTATTTTCTATAAACTGTTTAGCATAGGTACTGGTCAAGGAAAACGCTAGGGAGAAACTAAGGGACTTCTAAACCATTTGACTGGCGGGAATCTCAGTGGCCAACCCTTAAATTAATCCATTAATTTCTTAtaatttgcaacaaaaaatgtCACGAGGCTGGAAGTCTTGGGGGTAGCGTAAGTTTGGACATGGTGTGTTTTGGTACCTGATAATTGAATTTGGCTCTTACCATGTAATAAATGCAAGTTTCTGTGCGACGGACTGATTTGCACGATTGAAGCAGAAATCAAACAGGATGTAACGAGGCTCTGCACCGAAAGCTCTCTTCATTTCATTGAATATCTCTTCGTTCTTGTTTTGAGAGCAGTTTTGGGGAAGCTTATCTCCCAGTCTCTCGACAACGATCTTTTTGTTATCCTTGATCATCATCACCACGTAAGCATGTCTTTTCTTGAGTTTGATTTCGTCGAAGGCTTCCAAGACGGATTGGTCGACTTCCACGCCGGAGGACTAAGATAAAAAATGAACGAATGCATGACTTGATTACAGTTCTGAATCTCGATATAATGCGATCATGCTCAATTTTCATGATGTCAAATtattttaaccgatgaacctCAGCTTTTCCTCCACAAATCAGTTGCGTTGTCAAATTATGCAAAtctttttcaaagttagaaatCTTTTTTAATGAGATTGACATCCTTTACCTTGAATCTGAAATTAGGAATATAACATtcttctaaacagaaaattcgtGCAAGTTTTTGACGGTTTTTCAAATAAACCGCCAAAATGGCGCATAGCGTCCTTTGAAATGAGGTCTATTTTTCTAAAGCCCTCGACTTATGAACTTTTTTGTGTACAGCTATTTGGGTTTGCCCGAATTCTTTATAAGGTGTTTTTCATCGGAAAACGAGCTGTCTTCCAATATTGCCACAATAATCTAGAggagtttttcaaaaaggaaaactCAACTTACCATTTTCTTTACGCCGTTATCGAAATATCAAGCCACTCGAAGACTGAAAAAGACGATTTGGAAAAGATAACATAACTTAAACGTTTTTTAAAATGCTCACCACGGAATGGCAGTCAAGAGAGCTGTTTTTTCTTCTGCTTATGTAGGAATGAATCTAGTTCAAACAAAGAACTTTCTGATGAATATTGTCTATGTTTCATGCCTGGAATATTGCATTTGATTTGCAAGAAAAACGAACAACAAGAAGGCAAAAggagacaaaattaaaatatggCTAGCTCCAAATCTTGCAGTAAAATTAGAAAGAAGAAATAAGCAAAAAATCGATTCCGGGAAGTTCAAAGTAGACTGTGCTGTTATTTTTTGAAACTGCGAAGACTTTCATTGTCAAGTTTAACAGTTCTTCCACAGAGACTTTTTCACTATCGACGAAAATTAACGAAGTTGATTATCTGAGCAGTGCAAGTACAAACTCACGTTTATCTTAAAGATTCAGAAGTTTCAAATTTCAGTTTTCTTAACAAGCCACAAAAATCACACGAGAAGAgagaaaaaggacaaaatatcttACCTTTCAAAAAATGAACCAAATGTACGATGGAGTCTGGCGATAGAATGCTTATGACGTAATAGAAAACGaattaaatcaataataattgccAATGATATCAGAAGGAAAAGAGCATGATTGATAACCTTTATGAAATAATGGGAAAATATTAACTGCAGCTAAAATTTTtggtaataaaaataacggTCTTTCAGCACGTTTCGATTTGCCACCGGTGCAACGGCGTCATCAAATTCGTGATTGGTCAACTTCATCTCTTTGCCTGGGGGAGGCCTAGGGCTAGAGGGGTTCGGGGACACGCGGACTTCCGCAGCTAAGCACCATGCAACTAAACCCCGTGGTGTGTCGATCACCCTACGTATACGCATAACCATATCATCCGGGCAAGACTGTTTCGGTCGGAAAACCTTAAATAATAATGACCGACACAAAGACCGGAACCACgttgctgaccagcggttttcccTAAAACAATGGTTTGTTGTTGGTGCGCATGCCTGCAGGCTCAGAAGAACTGGTTCAGCCCATTGTTTTCTTACATTTCCGGTACGGTCTTCTTAGACCTCGTCTGCATGGCAAAGCGGATATTGTAAAAAAGTCGGGAGAAAAGCGTCAGTCCTTGAACCACGAGAGACACATTCCTTTTAAAGGTCAAATGAACcaaattgttgaattttttgttttttagtctAATGTGATGATTAAAGGCTAAATAGACATTCTCCGACGTTTCAGAGTAATTGAGCATAGCCTTGCTGAGATATTGGACTCATATATGGCTCAGCAGTAGCGTTCTTTAATTGTAATGCTGAAAGCAGAATAGACACACCTTTACACCAGgggccgtttctcaaaagtcccgaaacttttcgggtgacatagaTCCCGTTGTATCttcaataggcgaatctttgtttacactttttgcctcattaacatatgcttatcactgtctgatgacgctaataaaataaaaaccctgaatattgaaagggcataaaagTTTTAGtcttctctgaaaatttgatcaCAATACATCGAACGGTCTcagagaaattctcttctaaaaactcgaaattttgcaggggatgtatggctcattaacttttttgccacccagcaatttcacagtttttgatgggtgatatttccttcaatactgcttgcacagagctgaaaattgcacaaatcgctcaacttaatcagctctttcaacttttgcattaagCTCATATATACAGCCACGGCTTTTAagaggtaagtcgtatgctaatgaggaaaaatgtaaacaataacgtcagcaaagattcgcctataaggACACGTCTCAAGCTTTAACACTTGGctgttattttgcctttccttataTCTGAAACGCTGACGGTTGTTATTATTAGACCTCACCAACACCGCATAAAtcaaattattaaattctcaacctcggataatgcatttcacgtactctgattggttcactcaatc
This genomic window from Acropora muricata isolate sample 2 chromosome 2, ASM3666990v1, whole genome shotgun sequence contains:
- the LOC136909564 gene encoding kelch-like protein 12, with the translated sequence MAASQTLPLANLFEQQDKETLLEASPSSSGSTKFKGSESSALSLLNKLRFEGEAGFCDVTLAVEGKVLTSHRCVLAASSQFFYTMFNSGMKESNQKVLNLQSVTFNAMSVMLDYFYSREIVINDENVLDLLNAASFLLVTPVKNACLQLLSKRLNIENCFSVLQVAEQFGAQQLAQRANSYIKTNFSVAVKSEEFIGIPEQVLVGFITLDDIQVEKEEEVYCAVMKWVKHDPENRAPVLPKLLECLRTGSLPKRFLELQMTQEPLLNGVSNQSKPVKRRYKRRNKWGKPRKAKAVSEKLDLQKIRPSTEVHNVIIGVNNFHRAFCYDLENKETLILPEPWPQFYPQVAIVGRRLYLVAGFTSGFTETIRRVSCLCFDDIKNLRSSSNFGVQPIEWKMKTAFNDARIKASLQELNGRLYYIGGHDGRDCCGTVECYDPELDQWHYCASLIKSRCKSGCVTANGHIYVIGGQSGSLLADLADDSPLSSVEKYDAFEDSWSLVAPMKEGRSEPGCVFHHNKIFVVGGLVSNGCQTRNCEVYSPLTDEWNTIAQLPYPYCGVNNVIIIKNQVTIPLTEEASDFCCNALKYSQTSNSWQKVKNLFPSDKIVWYTLCTTQLPMLILKRMYHEIFPEDFFDDRNDSDDDDDYFESSDNSSYLGWHWPLHDSDHFEFEPSDDDALYF
- the LOC136909590 gene encoding uncharacterized protein, with the translated sequence MSSGVEVDQSVLEAFDEIKLKKRHAYVVMMIKDNKKIVVERLGDKLPQNCSQNKNEEIFNEMKRAFGAEPRYILFDFCFNRANQSVAQKLAFITWCCDDCAIGKKMIYASSKDALKKRFTGLNIEFQCTDASEFQHSELIKDLMHKDRI